In a single window of the Nocardioides massiliensis genome:
- a CDS encoding nuclear transport factor 2 family protein — MSAGSTVEADRRAIHDTVLHYCRAVDRLDYEGIRAVYADDGVDHHTGFSGPADDYVAWLRGLLPRLDGTMHLIGNHLAEVDGDQAVAETYGTAVHWGTPGDDASLNFTSGFRYVDHFVRTDAGWRIRERFAVREWTRSDAGRMVPPRAEGPRGRRDDQDPLAILRRTVLGA, encoded by the coding sequence ATGAGCGCCGGATCGACGGTCGAGGCCGACCGCCGCGCCATCCACGACACCGTCCTGCACTACTGCCGCGCGGTCGACCGGCTCGACTACGAGGGCATCCGCGCGGTGTACGCCGACGACGGGGTCGACCACCACACGGGGTTCAGCGGTCCGGCCGACGACTACGTGGCGTGGCTGCGCGGTCTGCTGCCGCGCCTCGACGGCACGATGCACCTCATCGGCAACCACCTCGCCGAGGTCGACGGCGACCAGGCCGTGGCGGAGACCTACGGCACCGCCGTCCACTGGGGCACCCCCGGCGACGACGCGAGCCTCAACTTCACGAGCGGGTTCCGCTACGTCGATCACTTCGTCCGCACCGACGCGGGCTGGCGCATCCGGGAGCGCTTCGCCGTCCGCGAGTGGACCCGCAGCGATGCCGGCCGGATGGTCCCGCCCCGCGCGGAGGGACCGCGCGGTCGGCGTGACGACCAGGACCCGCTGGCGATCCTGCGGCGTACCGTGCTCGGCGCCTGA
- a CDS encoding IS256 family transposase encodes MPGSKAAAELAASGALDPLFAQIDAGEIELTGDGGFIPALIKTALERGLATELSDHLGYDKGAADAAAFPNSRNGTTPKTVATQVGDVDLAVPRDRAGSFTPRLVPKGSRRLGGLDEMIISLYAGGMTVRDIAHHLESTLGTELSHETISNITDEVADAVMEWQARPLDALYPVIYLDAIVVKVRDGAHVVNKAAHIAVGVDFDGVKHVLGIWLQQTEGAKFWAGVCADLANRGIRDVLIVCCDGLTGLPEAIEATWTQATVQTCVVHLIRAAMRFVGYGDRKSVAKALKPIYTAANAEAARIELDAFADSNWGKKYPHAVATWEAAWERFTPFLAFPPELRRVIYTTNSIESLNYQLRKVTKNRGHFPNDEAVVKLLWLAICNIEDKRARQRDKDRGKPAGERKAAGRLVEGQVVTNWKQALAQLAIAYPDRINPYL; translated from the coding sequence ATGCCAGGCTCCAAGGCGGCCGCTGAACTGGCCGCTTCGGGTGCGCTGGATCCGCTGTTCGCCCAGATCGACGCCGGCGAGATCGAGCTGACCGGCGACGGTGGATTCATCCCCGCGCTGATCAAGACGGCCCTCGAGCGCGGGCTGGCCACCGAGCTGAGCGATCACCTGGGATACGACAAAGGCGCGGCGGACGCGGCGGCCTTCCCGAACTCCCGCAACGGCACCACGCCGAAGACGGTCGCCACCCAGGTCGGCGACGTCGATCTCGCGGTCCCGCGCGACCGTGCCGGGTCGTTCACCCCGCGGCTGGTGCCCAAGGGCAGCCGCCGCCTCGGTGGGCTGGACGAGATGATCATCAGCCTCTACGCCGGCGGAATGACGGTGCGCGACATCGCCCATCACCTCGAGTCCACGCTGGGCACCGAGCTGTCGCACGAGACGATCTCCAACATCACCGACGAGGTCGCCGACGCCGTCATGGAGTGGCAGGCCCGGCCGCTGGATGCGCTCTATCCGGTGATCTACCTCGACGCGATCGTCGTGAAGGTCCGCGACGGCGCGCACGTGGTCAACAAGGCCGCCCACATCGCCGTCGGTGTCGACTTCGACGGCGTCAAGCACGTCCTGGGCATCTGGCTCCAGCAGACGGAGGGCGCGAAGTTCTGGGCCGGGGTCTGCGCCGATCTCGCCAACCGCGGCATCCGCGACGTGCTCATCGTCTGCTGCGACGGCCTCACCGGCCTGCCGGAGGCGATCGAGGCGACCTGGACGCAGGCGACGGTCCAGACGTGCGTGGTGCACCTGATCCGAGCCGCGATGCGGTTCGTCGGCTACGGCGACCGCAAGTCGGTCGCGAAGGCACTCAAGCCGATCTACACCGCGGCGAACGCCGAGGCCGCTCGGATCGAGCTGGACGCGTTCGCGGACTCGAACTGGGGCAAGAAGTATCCCCACGCGGTCGCGACCTGGGAGGCCGCCTGGGAGCGGTTCACGCCGTTCCTCGCCTTCCCGCCCGAGCTGCGCCGCGTCATCTACACCACCAACAGCATCGAGAGTCTGAACTACCAGCTGCGCAAGGTCACCAAGAACCGCGGGCACTTCCCCAACGACGAGGCGGTCGTGAAGCTGCTCTGGTTGGCGATCTGCAACATCGAGGACAAGAGAGCCCGCCAGCGCGACAAGGACCGGGGCAAGCCCGCCGGCGAGCGCAAGGCCGCTGGTCGCCTCGTCGAGGGCCAGGTCGTCACGAACTGGAAGCAAGCTCTGGCCCAGCTGGCGATCGCCTACCCCGACCGGATCAACCCCTACCTGTGA
- a CDS encoding FAD-dependent oxidoreductase translates to MALRLPSPRTGARRTESATFDADVLVVGSGFGGSVTALRLAEKGYRVLVVEAGRRFEDEDFPKTSWSLRRYIWAPAARCFGILRITPLGEVLIASGAGVGGGSLVYANTLYEPLDGFYRDPQWADITDWREELAPHYDQAKRMLGVTTYPGHTEADDLLAKVARDLGIEEPAHPADVGVLFGEQPGEEVADPFFGGVGPERRACIDCGACMTGCRHNAKNTLMKNYLHLAEQAGARVLAMQTVDSVAPLGDGSGRAGYAVATHRTGNRVRRRTFTAQHVVFAGNALNTQKLLHKLRATTLPGLSPRVGELSRTNSEAVLSARTLEGSADLTPGVAITSSVHPDENTHIEAVRYGRGSSALALLNALLVDPEDGVPMWRSVLRTYRREGLRRAWALHTPRRWAEQSIIVLVMQSLDNSVTTFRKGVFKRMTSRPGVGEPNPTWLPIAHQFTRQLAQRLGGVAGGSVGGLVGMPLTAHFIGGCVIGTSAQDGVVDPYHRAFGYENLHITDGSTISANLGVNPSLTITAQAERATALWPNKGEADPRPPLGAPYARLEPVAPRHPMVPADAPGALRPVELGMPKVASVSPPD, encoded by the coding sequence GTGGCTCTGAGACTCCCCTCCCCCCGCACCGGCGCCCGGCGTACCGAGAGCGCGACCTTCGACGCCGACGTCCTGGTCGTCGGCTCCGGCTTCGGCGGCAGCGTCACGGCGCTGCGGCTGGCGGAGAAGGGCTATCGCGTGCTGGTCGTGGAGGCCGGTCGGCGGTTCGAGGACGAGGACTTCCCGAAGACCTCGTGGAGCCTGCGCCGCTACATCTGGGCGCCCGCGGCGCGCTGCTTCGGCATCTTGCGCATCACCCCGCTGGGCGAGGTGCTGATCGCCAGCGGTGCCGGTGTCGGCGGCGGATCGCTGGTCTATGCCAACACGCTCTACGAGCCGCTCGACGGCTTCTACCGCGACCCGCAGTGGGCCGACATCACCGACTGGCGCGAGGAGCTCGCGCCGCACTACGACCAGGCCAAGCGGATGCTGGGCGTCACGACGTACCCCGGGCACACCGAGGCCGACGACCTGCTCGCGAAGGTCGCGCGCGACCTCGGGATCGAGGAGCCTGCCCACCCTGCCGATGTCGGCGTGCTGTTCGGTGAGCAGCCCGGCGAGGAGGTGGCCGACCCGTTCTTCGGCGGTGTCGGTCCGGAGCGCCGCGCCTGCATCGACTGCGGTGCCTGCATGACCGGCTGCCGCCACAACGCCAAGAACACCTTGATGAAGAACTACCTGCACCTCGCCGAGCAGGCGGGGGCGCGGGTGCTGGCGATGCAGACGGTCGACAGCGTGGCGCCGCTGGGCGACGGGAGCGGACGGGCGGGGTACGCCGTGGCCACCCACCGCACGGGCAACCGGGTGCGCCGGCGTACCTTCACCGCTCAGCACGTGGTCTTCGCCGGCAACGCGCTCAACACCCAGAAGCTGCTGCACAAGCTGCGCGCGACCACCTTGCCGGGACTCTCGCCGCGTGTGGGTGAGCTGAGCCGCACCAACTCCGAGGCCGTGCTGAGCGCGCGGACGCTGGAGGGCAGCGCCGACCTGACGCCCGGCGTTGCGATCACGTCGTCGGTGCACCCGGACGAGAACACCCACATCGAGGCGGTCCGCTACGGCCGGGGATCGAGCGCGCTGGCGCTGCTCAACGCACTGCTGGTCGACCCCGAGGACGGGGTGCCGATGTGGCGCTCGGTGCTGCGCACCTATCGGCGCGAGGGGCTGCGCCGCGCGTGGGCGCTGCACACCCCGCGACGCTGGGCCGAGCAGAGCATCATCGTGTTGGTCATGCAGTCGCTGGACAACTCCGTGACGACCTTCCGCAAGGGCGTCTTCAAGCGGATGACGAGCCGCCCCGGCGTGGGGGAGCCCAACCCGACCTGGCTGCCGATCGCGCACCAGTTCACCCGCCAGCTCGCCCAGCGGCTCGGTGGGGTCGCCGGCGGATCCGTCGGCGGGCTGGTCGGGATGCCGCTCACGGCGCACTTCATCGGCGGGTGCGTCATCGGCACCTCCGCGCAGGACGGCGTCGTCGATCCGTATCACCGTGCGTTCGGCTACGAGAACCTGCACATCACCGACGGCTCCACCATCTCGGCCAACCTCGGCGTCAACCCGTCGCTGACGATCACCGCCCAAGCCGAGCGCGCCACCGCGCTGTGGCCCAACAAGGGCGAGGCCGACCCCCGCCCGCCGCTGGGTGCGCCGTACGCCCGCCTCGAGCCCGTCGCCCCCCGCCACCCCATGGTCCCCGCCGACGCCCCCGGCGCCCTGCGCCCCGTCGAGCTGGGGATGCCGAAGGTCGCGTCAGTTTCACCGCCCGACTAA
- a CDS encoding flavin-containing monooxygenase yields MRVGIIGTGFGGIGIAAELLRHGYADLRLWERADDLGGVWRDNHYPGAGCDVPSPLYSYSWAPTTRWHRRYALQDQIHDYLRDVADRFGVSPLIRYGRSVVSATWDDEGATWTVGFADGSTEEVEVLISAVGQLSEPHIPAVPGVDDFAGTSFHSARWDHDADLDGKRVAVVGIGASAIQFVPHLVERAAEVTLFQRSANYILPKPDGPLPDWYAPGVAVERRLFRSLGEGFSRGMHDGSKVGEVQRRVALAHLRRQVPDPELRAKLTPDTPIGCKRILFSNNFYPAVSQPHVELVTDAVQEVTAGGVRAGGVEHEADVLIWGTGFATQAFDHGIEVTGRDGHTLAKQWGDGARAHLGVHVPGFPSLFLLYGPNTNLGGSSIVVMLEAQSRHIRSVLDHARRAGKHQVEVTTAAELQWDTEIQQRLATTSWAHCDNWYRHPVSGRITSNWPGSTREYDARLDALDPTEFAWT; encoded by the coding sequence ATGCGCGTCGGAATCATCGGCACCGGGTTCGGCGGCATCGGCATCGCCGCCGAGCTGCTGCGCCACGGGTACGCCGACCTGCGGTTGTGGGAGCGCGCCGACGACCTCGGCGGGGTGTGGCGCGACAACCACTACCCCGGCGCCGGCTGTGACGTCCCGTCGCCGTTGTACTCCTACTCGTGGGCGCCGACCACCCGCTGGCACCGTCGCTACGCCCTGCAGGACCAGATCCACGACTACCTGCGTGACGTCGCCGACCGCTTCGGCGTCAGCCCGCTGATCCGCTACGGCCGCAGCGTCGTCAGCGCCACCTGGGACGACGAGGGCGCCACCTGGACGGTCGGGTTCGCCGACGGCAGCACGGAGGAGGTCGAGGTGCTGATCAGCGCGGTCGGCCAGCTCTCGGAGCCGCACATCCCAGCCGTGCCCGGCGTCGACGACTTCGCCGGCACGTCCTTCCACTCTGCGCGGTGGGACCACGACGCCGACCTCGACGGCAAGCGGGTCGCGGTCGTCGGCATCGGCGCCAGCGCGATCCAGTTCGTCCCGCATCTCGTCGAGCGCGCCGCGGAGGTCACGCTCTTCCAGCGCTCGGCCAACTACATCCTGCCCAAGCCCGACGGGCCGCTGCCGGACTGGTACGCCCCCGGTGTCGCGGTCGAGCGACGGCTCTTCCGCTCCCTCGGTGAGGGGTTCTCGCGCGGCATGCACGACGGATCGAAGGTCGGCGAGGTGCAGCGCCGCGTCGCGCTCGCCCACCTGCGCCGCCAGGTGCCGGACCCCGAGCTGCGCGCCAAGCTCACGCCCGACACCCCGATCGGCTGCAAGCGGATCCTGTTCTCCAACAACTTCTACCCGGCCGTCTCCCAGCCCCACGTCGAGCTGGTGACGGACGCGGTGCAGGAGGTCACCGCGGGCGGCGTACGCGCGGGCGGAGTCGAGCACGAGGCCGACGTGCTGATCTGGGGCACCGGGTTCGCGACGCAGGCCTTCGACCACGGCATCGAGGTCACCGGCCGCGACGGGCATACGCTGGCCAAGCAGTGGGGCGACGGCGCGCGCGCCCACCTCGGCGTACACGTGCCGGGGTTCCCCAGCCTGTTCCTGCTCTACGGCCCCAACACCAACCTCGGCGGCTCCTCCATCGTCGTGATGCTCGAGGCGCAGTCGCGCCACATCCGCAGCGTGCTCGACCACGCGCGACGCGCCGGCAAGCACCAGGTCGAGGTCACGACCGCCGCCGAGCTGCAGTGGGACACCGAGATCCAGCAGCGGCTGGCCACGACGAGCTGGGCCCACTGCGACAACTGGTACCGCCACCCGGTCTCCGGCCGCATCACGTCCAACTGGCCCGGCAGCACGCGGGAGTACGACGCGCGCCTCGACGCTCTCGACCCGACGGAGTTCGCATGGACGTGA
- a CDS encoding TetR/AcrR family transcriptional regulator, protein MTTSARRLSPDARRQQILDAARALYADRSYHQVSTSEVARAAKVTRGLVHHYFGTKRELFLEAMRSTVVMPAGELPTDLDTMTLAARARWTMDWILDGAATYGQGWVNVAGAVSTEAGSDLQALVDEADDNAARLVLDALALPDEPQLRTRLRTVAPLVKAACREWLQHHTLTRDDVLDLTTATVLAVLETAGFTGDTSPSTPLPEEN, encoded by the coding sequence GTGACCACTTCGGCCCGCCGGCTCTCCCCCGACGCCCGGCGCCAACAGATCCTCGATGCCGCCCGCGCGTTGTACGCCGACCGCTCCTACCACCAGGTGTCGACCAGCGAGGTCGCCCGCGCCGCGAAGGTCACCCGCGGACTGGTCCACCACTACTTCGGCACCAAGCGCGAGCTGTTCCTCGAGGCCATGCGCTCCACTGTCGTGATGCCGGCCGGCGAGCTCCCCACCGACCTCGACACGATGACCCTGGCTGCCCGCGCGCGCTGGACGATGGACTGGATCCTCGACGGCGCAGCGACCTACGGCCAGGGCTGGGTCAACGTCGCCGGAGCGGTCAGCACCGAGGCCGGCTCCGACCTGCAGGCGCTCGTCGACGAGGCCGACGACAACGCCGCACGCCTCGTGCTCGACGCCCTGGCGCTGCCCGACGAGCCGCAGCTTCGTACCCGCCTGCGCACCGTCGCGCCCCTGGTGAAGGCGGCCTGCCGCGAATGGCTGCAGCACCACACGCTCACGCGCGACGACGTGCTCGACCTGACCACCGCGACCGTCCTCGCCGTACTCGAGACCGCCGGCTTCACCGGCGACACCTCCCCCTCCACCCCCCTGCCTGAGGAGAACTGA
- a CDS encoding acetoacetate decarboxylase family protein: MDVSRPDATGAAYPPEPWDLHGRSVLSVFLVPAAEAPPAPVGVRPLRLFGRVVVAAAWVAYTEPSPLTYGELMTTVLVREGWRPRAHITHIWVDSPASMAGGRELWAIPKDLADFTLDDAAAAASAYAMSIDGTEVARTRLGRVRALPLPARLAFRLAQDGAVHRRPGLTVSPVRLRTPLGLARATWHVAPAGPIGFLTGRRPLLTLVARRFRMRFGS; the protein is encoded by the coding sequence ATGGACGTGAGCCGGCCGGACGCGACGGGCGCCGCCTACCCGCCCGAGCCCTGGGACCTGCACGGCCGCTCGGTCCTGTCGGTGTTCCTCGTCCCCGCGGCGGAGGCCCCGCCCGCGCCGGTCGGCGTACGACCACTGCGGCTGTTCGGGCGGGTGGTCGTCGCGGCCGCGTGGGTCGCCTATACCGAGCCGAGCCCGCTGACGTACGGCGAGCTGATGACGACCGTACTGGTGCGCGAGGGATGGCGGCCGCGCGCGCACATCACCCACATCTGGGTCGACAGCCCCGCCTCGATGGCGGGCGGGCGCGAGCTCTGGGCGATCCCCAAGGACCTGGCCGACTTCACCCTCGACGACGCTGCCGCCGCCGCCTCGGCGTACGCCATGAGCATCGACGGCACCGAGGTCGCGCGCACCCGGTTGGGTCGCGTGCGCGCGCTGCCGCTGCCTGCGCGGCTGGCGTTCCGGCTCGCACAGGACGGCGCCGTGCATCGGCGCCCCGGACTCACGGTCAGCCCCGTGCGCCTGCGCACCCCGCTCGGCCTCGCCCGGGCGACCTGGCACGTCGCGCCCGCCGGACCGATCGGCTTCCTCACCGGCCGCCGCCCCCTGCTGACCCTGGTCGCCCGCCGCTTCCGGATGCGCTTCGGCTCCTGA
- a CDS encoding DinB family protein, translated as MSTPAPIPPDDKDWTWVLERPCPDCGYDAARVGVASIPATIAGNTALWLDLLDELGEASRTRPAPEVWSPLEYACHVRDVHRVMGARVWLMLQHSDPEFGNWDQDATAIEEAYHLADPAVVRRELTQESEAVCATYEQIPESAWTRTGRRDNGSVFTVASLARYHLHDVVHHAWDVGR; from the coding sequence ATGAGCACGCCTGCCCCGATCCCGCCCGACGACAAGGACTGGACGTGGGTGCTCGAGCGCCCGTGTCCCGACTGCGGGTACGACGCAGCCCGGGTCGGCGTCGCCTCGATCCCCGCCACGATCGCGGGCAACACCGCGCTCTGGCTGGACCTGCTCGACGAGCTCGGCGAGGCCAGCCGGACGCGTCCAGCGCCCGAGGTGTGGTCGCCGTTGGAATACGCCTGCCACGTGCGCGACGTCCACCGCGTGATGGGCGCGCGGGTGTGGTTGATGCTCCAGCACTCCGACCCGGAGTTCGGCAACTGGGACCAGGACGCGACCGCGATCGAGGAGGCCTACCACCTCGCCGATCCAGCCGTCGTACGCCGCGAGCTGACGCAGGAGTCCGAGGCCGTCTGCGCGACCTACGAGCAGATCCCCGAGTCCGCCTGGACCCGCACCGGCCGCCGTGACAACGGCAGCGTCTTCACCGTCGCCAGCCTCGCGCGCTACCACCTCCACGACGTCGTTCACCACGCGTGGGACGTGGGCCGATGA
- a CDS encoding histidine phosphatase family protein: MSQTIVHLLRHGEVHNPEGILYGRASGYRLSTLGNTMAQRVADVIGERDITHLVSSPLERAQQTAAPLAAARNLEVSIDERIIESENVFAGRPFSVSAGLLLRPSVWRHMWNPFRPSWGEPYKEIAARMMAAVHDARAVAEGHEAVLVSHQLPIWTTRLHVEERPFFHDPRKRQCTLCSLTSLHFEDDRVVRVTYSEPAGDLIPAAARGAAFSAGADDPAEVEKAVEEAERAANAPDDVPTDTPPDDSSRP; encoded by the coding sequence ATGAGTCAGACGATCGTCCACCTGCTGCGCCACGGCGAGGTCCACAACCCCGAGGGCATCCTCTATGGCCGCGCGTCGGGGTACCGGCTCTCCACGCTCGGCAACACGATGGCCCAGCGGGTCGCCGACGTCATCGGCGAGCGCGACATCACCCACCTGGTGTCGTCCCCGCTCGAGCGCGCCCAGCAGACCGCGGCGCCGCTCGCGGCTGCCCGCAACCTCGAGGTGAGCATCGACGAGCGGATCATCGAGTCCGAGAACGTCTTCGCCGGCCGGCCGTTCTCCGTCAGCGCGGGCCTGCTGCTGCGGCCCTCGGTGTGGCGACACATGTGGAACCCGTTCCGGCCGTCGTGGGGCGAGCCCTACAAGGAGATCGCCGCGCGGATGATGGCGGCCGTCCACGACGCCCGCGCCGTCGCCGAGGGGCACGAGGCCGTGCTGGTCTCCCACCAGCTGCCGATCTGGACCACCCGGCTGCACGTCGAGGAGCGTCCGTTCTTCCACGACCCGCGCAAGCGCCAGTGCACCCTGTGCAGCCTCACGTCGCTGCACTTCGAGGACGACCGGGTCGTGCGGGTCACCTACTCCGAGCCCGCCGGCGACCTGATCCCGGCTGCCGCCCGCGGCGCTGCGTTCTCCGCCGGTGCCGACGACCCCGCCGAGGTCGAGAAGGCGGTCGAGGAGGCCGAGCGGGCGGCGAACGCCCCCGACGACGTCCCCACCGACACCCCGCCGGACGACAGCTCGCGACCATGA
- a CDS encoding lytic transglycosylase domain-containing protein, protein MAHKRMKPWQKATALVPLALLSGAWTTSIAATSAATADEQGDQPTASSLPDGSLLPAEVVEDPASVSLPAAVTADIPSTVASQAMVRDASPNGIPSAALAAYQRAAQVINSADTACNLSWELLAAIGRVESDHGRYGGNILDDDGNSRPGIYGIPLDGTNNTAKIPDTDAGQYDNDPVWDRAVGPMQFIPSTWAIVGVDANGDGKRDPQNIHDAALASAVYLCSGAEDLATTAGQRTAVFRYNHSNAYVDLVLSLMRAYQSGDYSAVPNGTVSARMLTPNTGDAVVSDGTKGRKTTRKQTGTGSGPGAPGRDTGTTPGGPGNNPGAPDADNGGDDAGETPGSPTKPGMPKAPDPVKVIEDTVDNVTETVEETLSPLEQAIATCQATFTSQELQLLGGLTSCAQQVLDGGLGAVQNLVNGLLGTVGDLVGGLLGGKKG, encoded by the coding sequence ATGGCGCACAAGCGGATGAAGCCCTGGCAGAAGGCGACGGCACTCGTGCCGCTGGCGCTGCTCTCAGGTGCATGGACCACCAGCATCGCAGCCACCAGCGCCGCGACCGCCGACGAGCAGGGCGACCAGCCCACCGCCAGCTCGCTGCCGGACGGTTCGCTGCTCCCCGCCGAGGTGGTCGAGGACCCCGCGTCGGTGTCGCTGCCGGCCGCGGTCACCGCCGACATCCCCTCCACCGTCGCCTCGCAGGCGATGGTGCGCGACGCGTCCCCCAACGGCATCCCATCGGCCGCGCTCGCCGCCTACCAGCGCGCCGCGCAGGTCATCAACTCCGCCGACACCGCCTGCAACCTCTCCTGGGAGCTGCTGGCCGCGATCGGCCGCGTCGAGTCCGACCACGGTCGCTACGGCGGCAACATCCTCGACGACGACGGCAACAGCCGCCCCGGCATCTACGGCATCCCGCTCGACGGCACCAACAACACCGCCAAGATCCCGGACACCGACGCCGGTCAGTACGACAACGACCCGGTCTGGGACCGCGCGGTCGGTCCGATGCAGTTCATCCCCTCCACCTGGGCGATCGTCGGTGTCGACGCCAACGGCGACGGCAAGCGCGACCCGCAGAACATCCACGACGCGGCCCTCGCCAGCGCCGTCTACCTGTGCTCCGGCGCCGAGGACCTCGCCACGACCGCGGGTCAGCGCACGGCGGTCTTCCGCTACAACCACTCCAACGCGTACGTCGACCTGGTGCTCTCGCTCATGCGGGCCTACCAGAGCGGCGACTACTCCGCGGTGCCCAACGGCACGGTCAGTGCGCGGATGCTGACGCCCAACACCGGCGACGCGGTCGTCTCCGACGGCACCAAGGGCCGCAAGACGACCCGCAAGCAGACCGGCACCGGCTCCGGCCCGGGCGCCCCCGGCCGCGACACCGGCACCACCCCCGGCGGACCGGGCAACAACCCCGGCGCCCCCGACGCCGACAACGGCGGCGACGACGCGGGCGAGACCCCCGGCAGCCCGACCAAGCCCGGCATGCCGAAGGCACCGGACCCGGTCAAGGTCATCGAGGACACCGTCGACAACGTCACCGAGACGGTCGAGGAGACCCTGAGCCCGCTGGAGCAGGCGATCGCGACCTGCCAGGCGACCTTCACCTCCCAGGAGCTGCAGCTGCTCGGCGGCCTCACCTCCTGTGCCCAGCAGGTCCTCGACGGTGGCCTCGGCGCCGTGCAGAACCTCGTCAACGGCCTCCTCGGCACCGTCGGCGACCTCGTCGGTGGCCTGCTCGGCGGCAAGAAGGGCTGA
- the hemL gene encoding glutamate-1-semialdehyde 2,1-aminomutase, with translation MCPTPADPTAPDSGSRVEASAALFERARAVTPGGVNSPVRAFSAVGGTPRFIERAEGAWLHDADGNAYVDLVCSWGPMLLGHSHPEVTAAVQAAVSRGTSYGTPTRAEVELVEEIVGRTPAERVRLVSSGTEATMSAIRLARGFTGRDLVVKFAGCYHGHVDALLAAAGSGVATHAVPGSPGVPEAVAAATLVLPYNDRAAVEAAFAEHGDRIACVITEAAPGNMGVVPPAYVDGQGFNAFLSATARAHGALFVSDEVMTGFRASRQGQWGLDGAQEGWVPDLMTFGKVMGGGFPAAAFGGRADVMALLSPDGPVYQAGTLSGNPVACAAGLTTLRLATDDVYSHLDRTATTLADAASEALAAAGVPHLVQRNGTMFSLFFTDEGVTEVVDFAGAQAQAQHRFRAFFHAMLDQGVYLPPSAFEAWFVSAAHDERAVEHVLAALPAAARAAAAATTPTSAGESA, from the coding sequence ATGTGCCCTACTCCAGCTGACCCCACCGCCCCGGACTCCGGCTCCCGCGTCGAGGCCTCCGCCGCGTTGTTCGAGCGCGCCCGCGCGGTCACGCCCGGCGGCGTCAACTCGCCGGTGCGGGCGTTCTCGGCGGTCGGCGGCACGCCGCGGTTCATCGAGCGTGCCGAGGGCGCGTGGCTGCACGACGCCGACGGCAACGCCTACGTCGACCTCGTCTGCTCGTGGGGACCCATGCTCCTGGGCCACTCCCACCCGGAGGTCACCGCCGCCGTCCAAGCCGCCGTGAGCCGGGGGACGTCGTACGGCACCCCCACGCGCGCGGAGGTCGAGCTGGTCGAGGAGATCGTGGGGCGTACGCCGGCCGAGCGCGTGCGGCTGGTCTCCTCGGGCACCGAGGCCACGATGTCGGCGATCCGGCTCGCGCGCGGGTTCACCGGGCGGGACCTGGTGGTGAAGTTCGCCGGCTGCTATCACGGTCACGTCGATGCGCTGCTGGCCGCGGCCGGCTCCGGCGTCGCCACCCACGCCGTCCCCGGCAGTCCGGGCGTGCCCGAGGCCGTCGCCGCCGCCACCCTCGTCCTGCCCTACAACGACCGCGCCGCCGTCGAGGCCGCGTTCGCCGAGCACGGCGACCGCATCGCGTGCGTGATCACCGAGGCCGCCCCCGGCAACATGGGCGTCGTGCCGCCGGCGTACGTCGACGGGCAGGGCTTCAACGCCTTCCTCTCCGCCACCGCGCGGGCCCACGGCGCGCTGTTCGTCAGCGACGAGGTCATGACCGGCTTCCGGGCCTCGCGCCAGGGCCAGTGGGGTCTCGACGGGGCGCAGGAGGGCTGGGTGCCCGACCTGATGACCTTCGGCAAGGTGATGGGCGGCGGCTTCCCCGCCGCGGCGTTCGGCGGGCGCGCCGATGTGATGGCGCTGCTCTCGCCCGACGGGCCCGTCTATCAGGCCGGCACGCTGTCGGGGAACCCCGTCGCCTGCGCCGCCGGGCTCACCACCCTGCGGCTCGCGACCGACGACGTCTACAGCCACCTCGACCGTACGGCGACGACGCTCGCGGACGCCGCGTCCGAGGCGCTCGCGGCCGCCGGCGTACCCCACCTCGTGCAGCGCAACGGCACGATGTTCAGCCTGTTCTTCACCGACGAGGGCGTCACCGAGGTCGTCGACTTCGCCGGGGCGCAGGCGCAAGCCCAGCACCGCTTCCGCGCGTTCTTCCACGCCATGCTCGACCAGGGGGTCTACCTCCCGCCGAGCGCCTTCGAGGCGTGGTTCGTCTCGGCCGCCCACGACGAGCGGGCCGTCGAGCATGTCCTGGCCGCCCTCCCCGCCGCGGCCCGCGCCGCGGCGGCAGCCACCACGCCCACCTCCGCCGGGGAGTCCGCATGA